A part of Methanomassiliicoccales archaeon genomic DNA contains:
- a CDS encoding YjbQ family protein, whose protein sequence is MSTFRDQTVIVTKHEGDVINITPWMADRIKSSGLRQGIACVMVRHSTAAVALIEDEPGLKGDLIRSLDRMIPKDAPYAHNAAWGDGNGHSHIRSTMLGQSVTFAFAEGRPDLGTWQQLVLIELDNKGRERTITVQLVGE, encoded by the coding sequence ATGTCAACGTTCAGGGATCAGACGGTCATCGTCACCAAACATGAGGGGGATGTCATCAACATCACACCCTGGATGGCGGATAGGATCAAATCATCTGGCCTGAGACAAGGAATTGCCTGCGTGATGGTCAGGCATTCCACGGCAGCGGTGGCGTTGATCGAGGACGAGCCTGGCCTGAAGGGCGACCTGATAAGGTCGCTCGACCGCATGATACCAAAAGATGCACCTTATGCACATAATGCCGCATGGGGCGATGGGAACGGCCATTCCCATATAAGGTCCACTATGCTGGGCCAATCTGTGACCTTTGCATTTGCTGAAGGAAGGCCAGACCTCGGGACATGGCAACAACTGGTGTTGATAGAGCTGGACAACAAAGGCAGGGAAAGGACCATAACGGTCCAGCTTGTAGGTGAATGA
- a CDS encoding MBL fold metallo-hydrolase has translation MKLQFLGGAEEVGRLGLLLKNKGASMMLEYGFKILSKDPKNPALKKPPEYPMPSPPVDYALLTHCHIDHSGMMPWLSGRYGTRIYATPLTINVAELLYYDSLKIADMEGYDRPYHEDDIEAAMKEFRPINFGEVVDVAGFEVEAHSAGHVPGATMFELRGEKTTLFTGDLNTFNTRLVYGAHPVKCDNLIIESTYAGRPQKDRQKEEHRFVEKVKEVVERGGKAIIPCFAVGRTQEVMLMLKNLKYDMWVDGMGKTVNRMYLDMPEYLRNDKDLRYAKKVFKEVRTASTRERSMKADVIVTTSGMLDGGPVLRYLMQERENRKSAVLIPGYQAEGSNGRMLLDKGQVTVESEVIGERDTIDVKCEVERFDLSAHADHNELLRFIRACGPEKVVFMHGENRELLASELEDEVEVYMPMNGEEFEL, from the coding sequence ATGAAACTACAGTTCCTAGGTGGTGCCGAGGAGGTCGGCAGGTTGGGCCTATTGCTCAAGAACAAAGGCGCCAGTATGATGCTGGAATATGGGTTCAAGATATTGTCTAAGGACCCGAAGAATCCTGCGTTGAAAAAGCCACCGGAGTATCCGATGCCCAGCCCCCCGGTTGATTATGCCCTGCTCACACATTGTCATATAGATCACAGTGGAATGATGCCGTGGTTGAGCGGGAGGTATGGGACCCGCATCTATGCCACGCCCCTCACCATCAACGTGGCGGAGCTGTTGTATTACGACAGCCTAAAGATCGCGGACATGGAAGGTTACGACAGGCCATACCACGAGGATGACATTGAGGCGGCCATGAAGGAGTTCCGCCCCATCAATTTTGGCGAGGTGGTCGACGTCGCGGGTTTTGAGGTCGAGGCCCATAGCGCTGGGCACGTCCCGGGTGCGACCATGTTCGAGCTGAGGGGCGAGAAGACAACCCTTTTCACGGGCGACCTGAACACGTTCAACACAAGATTGGTGTATGGCGCCCATCCTGTCAAATGTGACAACCTCATCATCGAGTCTACCTACGCTGGTCGTCCTCAGAAGGACCGCCAGAAGGAGGAGCACAGGTTCGTGGAGAAGGTGAAGGAGGTCGTGGAGAGAGGAGGGAAGGCGATCATACCATGCTTTGCCGTCGGCAGGACACAGGAGGTCATGCTCATGCTGAAGAACCTCAAGTATGACATGTGGGTCGATGGTATGGGCAAGACGGTCAACAGGATGTACCTCGACATGCCCGAATATCTCAGGAACGATAAGGACCTCAGATATGCCAAGAAGGTGTTCAAGGAGGTAAGGACGGCCTCCACAAGGGAGAGGTCCATGAAGGCAGATGTCATCGTGACCACGAGCGGTATGTTGGACGGTGGACCAGTGCTAAGGTACCTCATGCAGGAGCGTGAGAACAGGAAGAGCGCCGTCCTGATCCCGGGCTATCAGGCCGAAGGGTCAAACGGGCGGATGCTCCTGGACAAAGGTCAGGTCACGGTCGAGAGCGAGGTGATCGGCGAGAGGGACACGATCGACGTGAAATGCGAGGTCGAGCGCTTCGACCTCTCCGCGCACGCAGACCACAACGAGCTCCTCCGGTTCATCAGGGCATGCGGTCCAGAAAAGGTGGTCTTCATGCATGGCGAGAATCGGGAGCTCCTTGCCAGCGAGCTGGAGGACGAGGTCGAGGTATACATGCCTATGAACGGTGAGGAGTTCGAGCTTTGA